One Bacteroidota bacterium DNA window includes the following coding sequences:
- the gldE gene encoding gliding motility-associated protein GldE: protein MIILSSLLNPFTINAFISLLIMIILLFFSAMISGSEIAYFSLDPAHMKELKQSSGAKVDLVLSLLDMPKRLLATILIANNFVNVSIVILSTYVVSQLFNLIDYPVLAFIIQAVVITTLILVFGEIMPKIFATQRSIWFCFAMAKPLKNLISIFHPLSTLLIKSTSIIDRRISGKGHQLSRSELSDAIEITTDDDQGDKERKILHGIVRFGDIDVKEIMKSRTDITAVDRQIKFDELLMIILDSGYSRLPVYNLSFDNIEGILYIKDLLLYLDEPANFEWQKLIKPAYFIPENKKINDLLKEFQLKKVHLAVVVDEYGGTSGIVTLEDVLEEIVGDISDEFDISEDEPSFDKIDDHTYLFEGKTTLIDFCRIIEEDENVFDEVKGDNDSLAGLILELTGEIPIVDQSVRFKKFNFIVIDVDHRRIKQIKVIIDK from the coding sequence ATGATAATTCTTAGTTCACTCTTAAATCCATTCACGATAAACGCATTTATCAGTCTGTTGATAATGATTATTTTATTGTTTTTTTCAGCCATGATTTCCGGATCCGAAATCGCGTACTTTTCATTAGACCCGGCTCACATGAAAGAGCTTAAGCAAAGCAGTGGTGCCAAAGTTGATTTGGTTTTATCTTTATTGGATATGCCCAAACGACTTCTGGCTACAATTTTAATTGCCAATAATTTCGTTAATGTATCAATTGTAATACTATCAACCTATGTGGTGAGCCAGTTATTTAATTTAATTGACTATCCGGTTCTTGCCTTCATCATTCAAGCTGTAGTTATTACTACACTGATTTTGGTTTTTGGAGAAATAATGCCAAAGATTTTTGCAACGCAAAGATCGATTTGGTTTTGCTTTGCAATGGCAAAACCCTTAAAAAATTTGATTAGTATTTTTCACCCGCTTAGTACACTTTTAATAAAATCCACTTCGATTATTGACAGAAGAATTTCAGGCAAAGGACACCAATTATCAAGAAGCGAACTTTCGGATGCAATTGAAATAACTACCGACGATGATCAAGGAGATAAAGAGCGCAAAATCTTACATGGGATTGTTCGTTTCGGGGATATTGATGTAAAAGAAATTATGAAATCCCGAACAGATATAACTGCAGTTGATCGTCAAATAAAATTTGATGAATTGTTGATGATAATACTTGATTCAGGATATTCCAGATTACCCGTTTATAATTTATCTTTCGATAATATTGAAGGGATTTTATATATCAAGGATTTACTTCTTTATTTAGATGAACCCGCAAATTTTGAGTGGCAAAAACTTATAAAACCTGCATATTTCATTCCTGAGAACAAAAAAATCAACGATCTTTTAAAGGAATTTCAACTAAAAAAGGTCCATTTGGCAGTTGTGGTAGATGAATATGGAGGTACTTCGGGAATAGTGACATTGGAAGATGTTCTGGAGGAAATCGTAGGGGATATCAGCGATGAGTTTGATATATCTGAAGATGAGCCATCGTTTGATAAAATCGATGATCACACCTACCTTTTTGAAGGCAAAACAACACTGATTGATTTTTGTAGGATTATTGAGGAAGATGAAAATGTTTTTGATGAAGTTAAAGGGGACAATGATTCTTTGGCTGGCCTCATTCTAGAACTCACCGGTGAAATACCGATTGTTGATCAAAGTGTAAGGTTTAAAAAGTTTAATTTCATCGTTATTGATGTCGATCATAGAAGGATCAAGCAGATAAAAGTTATTATTGATAAATAG
- a CDS encoding PorT family protein has translation MRKIAILITFIFFGITSFAQQANDLYDKNFNIGLDVYSNFWMKLPDKMEQKGLNMGYSVYGMYNHMLKKSPLSVAGGVGISSISLSSNSVIHDALADVITFDTIASTIDYDRSKVTFTYLDFPIELRYKTPKQFRLAIGFKIGFRLDNHSKYKGERLDGSGVKETIKEKDILHTEKIFVTSTLRAGYKKINLVFNYSLSRVFQLERGPEMHPFSIGFTFMPF, from the coding sequence ATGAGAAAGATTGCAATACTTATCACTTTTATTTTTTTCGGAATTACTTCCTTCGCTCAACAGGCAAATGATCTTTACGATAAGAATTTTAATATTGGATTAGATGTTTATTCCAACTTTTGGATGAAATTGCCTGATAAGATGGAACAAAAAGGGCTCAATATGGGTTATAGTGTATATGGGATGTATAACCATATGCTCAAAAAAAGTCCATTAAGTGTTGCAGGTGGTGTTGGAATCTCTTCCATTAGCTTGAGCTCAAACTCCGTAATTCATGATGCTTTAGCTGATGTTATTACGTTTGATACCATAGCAAGTACGATTGATTATGATAGAAGTAAAGTGACATTTACTTACCTTGATTTCCCCATTGAACTTAGATATAAAACTCCAAAACAATTCAGGTTAGCCATTGGGTTTAAAATTGGGTTCAGGCTTGATAATCATTCAAAGTATAAAGGAGAACGACTTGATGGTTCAGGAGTAAAAGAAACTATTAAGGAAAAAGATATTTTACATACCGAAAAAATATTTGTGACCTCAACATTAAGAGCAGGATACAAAAAAATCAATCTGGTTTTTAATTACTCACTATCGAGGGTTTTCCAACTTGAAAGAGGTCCTGAAATGCATCCATTCTCGATTGGATTCACATTCATGCCATTTTAG
- a CDS encoding magnesium transporter CorA family protein, whose protein sequence is MIETIKIGTLKWHHILNPTDDNLKYLKDNFYFHPLDIEDCRTGNQRSKIDIYDDYYFMILHFPTYDKNGTFLHTKEVKIFWGEDYIITLGQSHWVVDDLFQEAKAKKEQNEDIEVGTSDALLYKVLEKLMTESLMIIRRVGNELDYISQELFSKKAEKTIGHISVTRKNIILLNTIFKPQLRVFHKFETGSIEGFAENMEDYWGNILDYYQRMWDMTEDYEELIDGLSKTFDSLQANKINEIMKVLTMVSSILLPLTFITGLYGMNLGLPFQNEPNSFWIVILAMAIIAVTMISYFKRRKWM, encoded by the coding sequence ATGATTGAAACCATCAAAATAGGCACATTAAAATGGCATCACATTCTTAATCCTACGGATGATAATCTGAAGTATTTAAAAGATAATTTCTATTTTCACCCCTTAGATATTGAAGACTGCAGAACCGGTAATCAACGATCTAAAATCGATATCTACGACGATTATTATTTCATGATTTTGCATTTTCCCACCTATGATAAAAATGGAACTTTTCTGCATACTAAAGAAGTAAAGATATTTTGGGGCGAAGACTATATTATTACTTTGGGTCAATCGCATTGGGTCGTTGACGATTTGTTTCAGGAGGCAAAAGCCAAAAAAGAACAAAATGAAGATATTGAAGTTGGAACTAGTGATGCCCTGTTGTATAAGGTACTTGAGAAATTGATGACCGAATCATTGATGATTATCCGAAGAGTTGGAAACGAACTCGATTATATCAGTCAGGAATTGTTTAGTAAAAAAGCCGAGAAAACTATCGGGCACATTTCGGTAACACGTAAAAATATCATTTTGTTAAATACAATTTTTAAACCTCAGTTAAGGGTTTTTCACAAGTTTGAAACAGGCTCTATTGAAGGATTTGCCGAAAATATGGAAGATTATTGGGGCAATATCCTCGATTATTATCAACGAATGTGGGATATGACCGAAGATTATGAAGAGTTGATTGATGGTCTTTCTAAAACTTTTGATTCGTTACAGGCTAACAAAATAAATGAAATCATGAAAGTGCTCACCATGGTTTCATCCATATTACTGCCACTTACATTTATCACCGGCCTGTATGGGATGAATCTTGGGTTGCCATTCCAAAATGAACCCAATTCTTTTTGGATTGTAATATTGGCTATGGCGATAATAGCCGTGACCATGATCTCATATTTCAAAAGAAGAAAGTGGATGTAG
- the mutY gene encoding A/G-specific adenine glycosylase has translation MTTKIGQDLIAWYKKNKRDLPWRNTNDPYLIWVSEIILQQTRVDQGLSYYLRFVERFPSIEDLANASENEVLKYWQGLGYYSRARNMHASARQICELFKGKFPVNYDQIKSLKGVGPYTAAAIASIAFNLPHAVIDGNVNRVISRLFGIEIPVNTNKGQELVEEKLNTIFVRNDPANFNQAIMELGAMICKPSSPECNKCVLNINCVAFQQNRVNEFPVKIKLKSPKLLYLFYFILKYQNYSQQFVYLNKRGENAIWKNLYDFPGLQFNFKRETNEVVTEFKKKYFLKNFALDPEKIIGPIKHQLTHKSIRAFFIEFNIDKHSVNNFNDELIAVTVEELQKYPVSKLMENYIKAHL, from the coding sequence ATGACTACAAAGATAGGACAAGATTTAATAGCATGGTATAAAAAGAATAAAAGAGATCTTCCATGGAGAAATACCAACGATCCATATTTGATTTGGGTTTCTGAAATCATTTTGCAACAAACCCGTGTTGATCAAGGTTTGTCGTATTATTTAAGGTTTGTAGAGCGGTTTCCTTCGATCGAAGATTTAGCAAATGCCAGTGAGAATGAAGTATTAAAGTATTGGCAGGGTTTGGGTTATTATTCGAGAGCCAGAAATATGCATGCTTCTGCCAGGCAAATCTGTGAATTGTTTAAAGGGAAATTCCCTGTTAATTATGATCAAATTAAATCACTGAAAGGTGTGGGACCATATACTGCCGCTGCAATTGCTTCTATTGCTTTTAATCTGCCACACGCTGTTATTGATGGAAACGTGAACCGAGTAATTAGCAGGTTGTTCGGAATAGAAATACCCGTTAATACAAATAAAGGTCAGGAACTGGTAGAAGAAAAGTTAAATACAATTTTTGTGAGAAATGATCCTGCAAATTTTAATCAGGCCATCATGGAATTGGGGGCAATGATTTGTAAGCCTTCGTCACCTGAATGCAATAAGTGTGTCCTAAATATTAATTGTGTTGCTTTTCAACAAAATAGGGTTAATGAATTTCCTGTAAAAATCAAGCTTAAATCACCGAAACTGTTGTATCTGTTTTATTTTATCTTAAAATATCAAAACTATTCACAACAATTTGTTTATCTAAACAAGAGAGGGGAGAATGCAATTTGGAAAAATTTGTACGATTTTCCCGGATTACAATTTAATTTCAAAAGAGAAACGAACGAGGTCGTTACGGAATTTAAAAAAAAATATTTTCTGAAAAATTTTGCCCTGGATCCTGAAAAAATTATCGGCCCCATTAAACACCAACTGACACATAAAAGTATTAGGGCATTTTTTATAGAATTTAATATTGACAAGCATTCCGTAAATAATTTTAATGATGAATTAATTGCCGTTACAGTTGAAGAATTGCAAAAATATCCGGTTTCAAAGCTTATGGAGAACTATATTAAGGCACATTTATAA
- the rpoN gene encoding RNA polymerase factor sigma-54 has protein sequence MLNQRLQQKLLQKLSPQQILLMKLLQIPSIALEQRIKQEIEENPALDESSESEEVDELSERDEIAGEETEEFEEYDSKDDEFDLNDYIDDDETPSYRLNVNNTSSDDEHKEAPFVSDTSFHDVLFSQLGYRKLNETEFIIASNIIGNLDDSGYLQRDINAMVDDLAFTQSISTSKDEVLKILNIIQEFDPAGVGARSLQECLLIQLRRKDEEDNRYIKLAIQILDRYFIEFTKKHYEKIIKKIDITEDDLKEVIAEILKLNPKPGNSISETTKLNHYILPDFMIFNNNGILELSLNSRNAPELRLSRSYTDMLQAYSESKKTKQQKDAFLFIKQKIDSAKWFIDAIKQRQNTLYVTMSAIMEYQYEYFLTGDDTRLRPMILKDIAEIVSLDISTISRVANSKYVQTPFGTFLLKSFFSESMQKNDGEEVSTREIKRILTDCLEAENKSKPLTDEQLTGILKEKGYAIARRTVAKYREQLSIPVARLRKEL, from the coding sequence ATGTTAAATCAAAGACTGCAACAAAAGTTGCTTCAAAAATTATCACCACAACAAATTCTGTTAATGAAATTGTTGCAGATACCCTCTATTGCCTTAGAACAGCGTATAAAACAGGAAATTGAAGAAAATCCGGCTTTAGATGAGTCATCTGAAAGTGAAGAAGTTGATGAGTTAAGTGAGCGTGACGAAATCGCAGGTGAGGAGACAGAAGAATTTGAAGAGTATGACAGTAAGGATGACGAATTTGATTTAAACGATTATATTGATGATGATGAGACCCCCTCTTATCGTTTAAATGTGAATAATACTAGCAGTGATGATGAGCACAAAGAAGCCCCCTTTGTTTCTGACACAAGTTTTCATGATGTGCTATTTTCTCAGCTTGGTTATCGGAAATTAAATGAAACAGAATTTATCATTGCAAGTAATATCATCGGGAATTTAGATGATTCAGGATATTTGCAAAGAGATATCAATGCCATGGTTGATGATCTGGCATTTACTCAAAGTATCAGCACTTCTAAAGATGAAGTCTTAAAGATACTCAACATTATTCAGGAGTTCGATCCGGCAGGGGTCGGTGCACGCAGCCTGCAAGAGTGCTTACTAATTCAGTTAAGAAGAAAAGACGAGGAAGATAATCGATACATTAAATTGGCCATACAAATACTTGATCGCTATTTTATTGAATTTACAAAAAAGCATTACGAAAAGATTATCAAAAAAATAGATATTACAGAAGATGATTTAAAGGAAGTTATTGCAGAAATTTTAAAACTAAATCCTAAACCGGGAAATTCGATAAGCGAAACGACCAAATTAAATCATTATATTCTTCCCGATTTCATGATTTTCAATAATAATGGAATTCTTGAATTAAGTTTAAATAGCAGAAATGCTCCGGAATTAAGATTAAGCAGGTCTTATACGGATATGTTACAGGCCTACTCTGAAAGTAAAAAAACCAAACAGCAGAAGGATGCTTTCCTGTTCATCAAACAAAAAATTGATTCTGCAAAATGGTTTATTGACGCCATAAAACAACGACAGAATACCCTGTACGTTACGATGAGTGCCATAATGGAATATCAATACGAATATTTTCTGACTGGCGATGACACGCGTTTAAGACCTATGATTCTGAAAGACATCGCAGAAATCGTAAGTCTTGATATTAGTACGATCTCGCGTGTGGCTAATAGTAAATATGTTCAAACCCCATTCGGCACATTTTTGCTTAAAAGTTTCTTTTCTGAGTCGATGCAAAAAAATGATGGTGAAGAAGTTTCAACAAGGGAAATAAAAAGAATACTTACTGATTGTCTGGAGGCAGAAAACAAGAGTAAACCACTTACTGATGAACAATTAACAGGGATCCTAAAAGAAAAAGGTTATGCGATTGCAAGAAGAACTGTTGCTAAATACCGTGAGCAACTCAGCATTCCGGTGGCACGACTACGTAAAGAATTATAA
- the asnS gene encoding asparagine--tRNA ligase, whose amino-acid sequence MKRTKINEVLKSDAFGTKIVVKGWVRTKRISKNVAFIALNDGSCLSNCQIVVDFENLNAEFMSRISTGAALSVEGILNKSQGAGQSVEVNALHIDILGEADPETYPLQPKKHSLEFLREKAHLRFRTNTFGAITRIRHAMIFANHKFFNDKGYFNIHAPIITGSDAEGAGEMFKVTTLDLKNLPKNDDGSINFKEDFFGKATNLTVSGQLEAELAALAMSQVYTFGPTFRAENSNTSRHLAEFWMLEPEVAFHDIHDNMDLAEEHLKYVVKYALDHCNEDLVFLSNRLTEEEKNKKEDERSMELLEKLKFVLDNDFERVTYTEAINILKDSKPNKKGKFQYIIDKWGVDLQSEHERFLVEKHFKKPVILVDYPKEIKAFYMKQNDDGKTVRAMDVLFPQIGEIIGGSQREENFDKLYARIKELNIPEEELWWFLETRKFGTVPHSGYGLGFERLMLFITGMGNIRDVIPFPRTPQNAEF is encoded by the coding sequence ATGAAAAGAACTAAAATCAACGAAGTATTAAAAAGTGACGCTTTTGGAACAAAGATAGTTGTAAAGGGATGGGTTAGAACCAAACGAATTAGTAAAAATGTTGCATTTATAGCATTAAACGATGGTTCTTGTTTGAGTAATTGTCAGATTGTTGTTGATTTTGAAAATTTAAATGCTGAGTTTATGTCACGAATAAGCACGGGTGCAGCGCTATCGGTTGAAGGGATCTTAAATAAATCGCAGGGTGCTGGTCAAAGTGTTGAAGTGAACGCACTCCATATTGATATTTTGGGTGAAGCCGATCCTGAAACTTATCCTTTACAACCAAAGAAACATTCACTTGAGTTTTTGCGCGAAAAGGCACATTTAAGATTTAGGACGAATACATTTGGAGCCATTACAAGAATTCGTCACGCAATGATTTTTGCCAACCATAAATTCTTTAACGATAAAGGCTATTTTAATATTCATGCCCCAATTATCACAGGTTCAGATGCTGAAGGTGCCGGTGAAATGTTCAAAGTAACAACACTTGATCTGAAAAATCTGCCCAAGAACGATGATGGAAGCATTAACTTCAAGGAAGATTTTTTCGGCAAGGCAACAAATCTTACAGTTTCCGGACAACTGGAAGCTGAGTTGGCTGCCTTGGCCATGTCTCAGGTTTATACTTTTGGCCCAACATTTAGGGCAGAAAATTCAAACACATCAAGGCATCTGGCCGAATTCTGGATGCTTGAACCTGAAGTCGCATTCCACGATATTCATGATAATATGGATTTGGCGGAGGAGCATCTAAAATATGTTGTGAAATATGCACTTGATCATTGCAATGAGGATCTCGTTTTTTTAAGTAATCGTTTAACCGAAGAAGAAAAGAACAAAAAAGAAGATGAGCGGTCGATGGAATTGCTTGAGAAATTAAAATTTGTGTTGGACAACGATTTTGAACGTGTTACTTATACCGAGGCGATTAATATCCTGAAAGATTCAAAACCCAATAAGAAAGGAAAATTTCAATACATTATCGACAAATGGGGCGTTGATTTGCAATCGGAACATGAGCGGTTTTTGGTTGAAAAGCATTTTAAAAAGCCTGTCATTTTAGTTGATTACCCAAAAGAGATCAAAGCTTTTTATATGAAGCAAAATGATGACGGAAAAACAGTACGGGCAATGGATGTTTTGTTTCCGCAAATTGGTGAGATTATAGGAGGTTCGCAACGGGAAGAAAACTTCGATAAATTATATGCCAGAATAAAAGAATTAAACATCCCGGAAGAAGAACTTTGGTGGTTTTTAGAAACCAGAAAATTTGGAACCGTTCCTCATAGCGGATATGGTCTTGGATTTGAAAGGCTCATGTTGTTTATTACCGGAATGGGCAATATTAGGGATGTTATTCCATTTCCGCGAACACCTCAAAATGCCGAATTTTAG
- the gldD gene encoding gliding motility lipoprotein GldD has product MKQPIRIILYLLVLSLTVVGLFSCSSDQMPKPRGYFRIDLPKKSYQTLDSTFPFTFEYPKYVTIKPDLLSPDKPYWINLDFPQFNGSLHLSYKIVDTNLVQYVEDTHAMAYKHISKASSIDNRLIFNQYDSVYGLIFEINGLNAASPYQFFVTDSIHHFLRGALYFNVEPNNDSLAPVINFIKEDIEHLITSFKWKSISGVK; this is encoded by the coding sequence ATGAAACAACCGATCCGAATTATTTTATACTTATTAGTTTTATCATTAACTGTCGTTGGGTTATTTTCATGTAGTTCAGATCAAATGCCTAAACCAAGAGGTTATTTCAGAATTGATCTTCCTAAAAAATCTTATCAGACCCTTGATAGTACATTTCCTTTTACCTTTGAGTATCCCAAATATGTTACGATAAAACCCGATTTACTTTCTCCTGATAAACCATATTGGATAAATCTTGACTTTCCACAATTTAACGGAAGCTTACATTTGAGCTATAAAATAGTGGACACAAATTTGGTTCAGTATGTCGAAGATACACATGCAATGGCTTATAAACATATTTCAAAAGCTTCAAGTATCGACAATCGGTTAATTTTTAATCAGTACGACAGTGTGTACGGTTTAATTTTTGAGATTAACGGTTTAAATGCAGCTTCACCGTATCAGTTTTTTGTAACAGATAGTATTCACCATTTTTTGAGGGGAGCCTTATATTTTAATGTTGAACCCAACAACGATTCACTTGCTCCGGTAATTAATTTTATTAAAGAAGATATTGAGCATTTGATTACCAGCTTTAAATGGAAAAGTATATCTGGTGTAAAATAA
- a CDS encoding bifunctional 3-deoxy-7-phosphoheptulonate synthase/chorismate mutase type II, with product MATNLEIIPINEWLDCKEHPLVISGPCSAENEEQVINTAKQLAQINNVKVYRAGLWKPRTRPNYFEGVGSKGLVWLQRVKEETNLKLAVEVAKPSHIEKCLAHGIDILWIGARTVVNPFSVQEIAEALKGVDIPVMVKNPINPDLTLWMGALERVNKAGIKKLVAVHRGFYSLNQSKYRNPPMWEIPIELKRLVPNIPIIVDPSHICGNKELLLDISQKAMDLEMDGLMIESHIKPWAALSDADQQVEPKNLKLLLDKLVIREMSGTKEFENKLTSYRKQIDEIDDELLDILGRRLKIVDEIGQYKNEHKITILQLKRWSFIIEDRLKKGLKHNLDRDFLQKLLELMHAESLRIQTEIMNKSPEK from the coding sequence ATGGCAACAAATTTAGAAATAATTCCAATTAATGAGTGGCTCGATTGCAAGGAACATCCCTTAGTAATTAGCGGCCCTTGCAGTGCCGAAAACGAAGAACAGGTTATAAATACTGCGAAACAATTGGCGCAAATTAATAATGTTAAAGTATATAGGGCCGGATTATGGAAACCCAGAACACGGCCCAACTATTTTGAAGGCGTTGGTTCAAAAGGACTTGTTTGGTTGCAAAGGGTAAAGGAAGAAACAAATTTAAAGCTTGCTGTTGAAGTCGCAAAACCATCGCATATTGAAAAATGCCTGGCACATGGAATCGATATTTTATGGATTGGCGCGCGTACAGTTGTTAATCCGTTCTCTGTACAGGAAATTGCTGAAGCACTGAAGGGCGTAGACATTCCTGTTATGGTCAAAAATCCGATTAATCCGGATTTAACCTTATGGATGGGTGCACTTGAGAGGGTTAATAAAGCAGGAATCAAAAAACTTGTAGCCGTGCATCGCGGATTTTATTCTTTAAATCAATCGAAGTACCGTAATCCACCAATGTGGGAAATCCCGATCGAACTTAAACGATTAGTCCCTAATATACCAATCATTGTTGATCCGAGTCATATTTGCGGAAACAAGGAATTATTATTAGACATTTCTCAAAAAGCCATGGATTTAGAAATGGATGGCTTGATGATTGAATCACATATAAAACCCTGGGCTGCACTTTCGGATGCGGATCAACAGGTTGAACCAAAAAACCTGAAACTATTACTTGATAAGCTTGTTATCAGGGAAATGAGCGGGACAAAAGAATTTGAAAATAAACTGACCAGCTACCGTAAACAGATAGACGAAATCGATGATGAACTGCTTGATATTTTAGGAAGAAGACTAAAAATTGTTGATGAAATCGGACAGTATAAAAACGAGCATAAAATTACCATTCTACAACTCAAACGATGGAGCTTTATCATCGAAGATCGGCTTAAAAAGGGATTAAAACATAATCTGGATAGGGATTTTTTACAAAAGTTGCTTGAACTCATGCATGCCGAATCACTCCGAATTCAAACTGAAATTATGAATAAAAGTCCTGAAAAATAG
- a CDS encoding integration host factor subunit beta produces the protein MTKAEIVAEIANKTGIEKVAVQATVEAFMEAVKDSMVKGENVYLRGFGSFTIKRRAEKTGRNISKNTTIIIPAHNIPSFKPAKTFVNQVKTIVK, from the coding sequence ATGACAAAAGCAGAAATCGTAGCAGAAATTGCTAATAAAACAGGTATTGAAAAAGTTGCAGTTCAGGCAACAGTTGAAGCTTTTATGGAGGCAGTTAAGGATTCAATGGTAAAAGGCGAAAATGTTTACTTAAGAGGTTTTGGTAGCTTTACAATTAAAAGAAGAGCTGAAAAAACTGGTCGAAATATTTCAAAGAATACTACTATTATTATCCCAGCGCATAATATTCCTTCTTTCAAACCAGCAAAAACATTTGTTAATCAGGTAAAAACAATTGTTAAATAA
- the ssb gene encoding single-stranded DNA-binding protein, whose amino-acid sequence MAGINKVILIGNLGKDPETFTFENGVKKVSFSLATTESYKDKEGNKVDQTEWHNVVVWRGLADVAEKYLSKGNQVYIEGKIKTRAWDDKDGVKRYTTEIYADNMTMLGGKRDDSQTERPTQKAPEVDIPEPEDDLPF is encoded by the coding sequence ATGGCAGGAATTAATAAAGTTATTCTAATTGGAAATCTGGGCAAGGATCCGGAAACTTTTACTTTTGAAAATGGTGTAAAAAAGGTTAGTTTTTCATTAGCCACAACCGAGAGTTACAAAGACAAAGAAGGCAATAAGGTTGATCAAACCGAATGGCATAACGTTGTTGTTTGGAGAGGTTTAGCCGATGTTGCCGAGAAGTATTTATCAAAAGGGAATCAGGTTTATATTGAGGGAAAAATAAAAACCCGTGCCTGGGATGATAAAGATGGTGTTAAGAGATATACCACTGAAATCTACGCCGATAATATGACCATGCTCGGCGGTAAAAGGGATGATTCTCAAACGGAAAGGCCAACTCAAAAAGCTCCTGAAGTTGACATTCCCGAGCCCGAGGATGATTTGCCGTTCTAG